A genomic region of Ammospiza nelsoni isolate bAmmNel1 chromosome 3, bAmmNel1.pri, whole genome shotgun sequence contains the following coding sequences:
- the LOC132071140 gene encoding plasminogen-like, with protein sequence MGISKAAFLFLFLLSSVKGDILDDYSRTDGVWILTRKKQFYETNDEKECADKCEAERNFTCRAFLFTRKKLQCLTLAENAKMTVTFASTDTVLYEKIIYLMQCKRGIGIDYRGTEAKTQRGIPCQKWAEKIPHKPNYTPEKHPNAGLEENYCRNPDADENGPWCYTTDPAMRFDYCAIPECEDQVMHTGEGPQGECMQCNGEDYRGEASRTESGLECQHWDVQEPHMHGFILKHYPEKDLKMNYCRNPDGELRPWCFTTNPNKRWEYCNIPRCATPPPVSGLDSQCLSGRGEDYRGRIAITESGNACQHWNMQFPHKHGWVPDRYPCKGLEENYCRNPDGEKKPWCYTTNSNIRWEYCTIPPCDRTEEGIADVPVQAPLTEECYRGKGQSYRGTASVTVSGKKCQAWSSMFPHRHIKTPEKFPDADLRENYCRNPDGDSSPWCFTTDPNTIWEYCNLKRCDDHAQEPAPNASPGMMEQNTGWTTPTTSGNSWL encoded by the exons ATGGGGATAAGCAAAGctgcctttctcttccttttcttgctCAGCTCAG TGAAAGGAGATATACTGGATGACTATTCAAGAACAGATGGTGTTTGGATACTTACTCGAAAGAAACAGTTTTATGAGACAAATGATGAAAAAGAATGCGCAGACAAATGtgaagcagaaagaaattttaCCTGCAG GGCTTTCCTATTCACCAGGAAAAAGCTACAGTGTTTAACACTGGCTGAAAATGCTAAAATGACAGTGACGtttgccagcacagacacagtTCTTTATGAGAAGATAA TTTACCTTATGCAGTGTAAAAGAGGGATTGGGATAGACTACAGAGGAACAGAAGCCAAGACTCAGAGGGGTATTCCATGCCAGAAGTGGGCAGAAAAAATACCCCACAAACCAAA TTATACACCTGAAAAACACCCCAATGCAGGGTTGGAAGAAAATTACTGCAGAAACCCTGACGCAGATGAAAATGGACCCTGGTGTTACACAACAGATCCTGCTATGAGATTTGATTACTGTGCCATCCCAGAGTGTGAGGACCAGGTCATGCACACTGGAGAAG GACCTCAGGGGGAGTGCATGCAGTGTAACGGCGAGGATTACCGCGGAGAAGCTTCCAGAACAGAGTCTGGACTGGagtgccagcactgggatgtgcaAGAGCCTCATATGCATGGATTTATCCTGAAACA CTATCCAGAGAAGGATCTGAAGATGAATTATTGCCGTAATCCTGATGGTGAACTTCGGCCCTGGTGTTTCACTACCAACCCGAATAAACGCTGGGAATATTGCAACATTCCTCGGTGCG CTACACCCCCACCAGTCTCTGGCCTAGACTCCCAGTGTCTTTCAGGGAGAGGAGAAGACTATCGAGGAAGGATAGCCATCACCGAGTCGGGAAATGCCTGCCAACACTGGAACATGCAGTTTCCTCACAAGCATGGCTGGGTTCCTGACAGATACCCCTGCAA GGGCTTAGAGGAAAACTACTGTAGAAACCCTGATGGAGAGAAGAAGCCTTGGTGCTACACCACCAACAGCAATATTAGATGGGAATATTGCACAATTCCTCCCTGTGACAGAACAGAAGAAGGGATTGCTG ATGTGCCTGTACAAGCTCCCCTAACAGAGGAGTGCTACCGAGGCAAAGGGCAGAGTTATCGTGGCACAGCTTCAGTCACTGTATCAGGGAAGAAGTGCCAGGCCTGGAGCTCCATGTTCCCACACAGGCACATAAAAACCCCGGAGAAATTCCCGGACGC GGATTTGAGGGAAAACTATTGTAGAAACCCAGATGGTGACAGCAGCCCGTGGTGTTTCACCACTGACCCCAACACGATATGGGAGTACTGCAATCTCAAGAGGTGTGATGATCATGCACAAGAGCCTGCACCAAATGCCTCCCCTGGAATGATGGAACAAAACACTGGCTGGACTACACCCACCACATCTGGTAACAGCTGGCTATAA